The DNA sequence CAAAGAACCTTCGCTGTGACCAATTACAATTATTTTATTGAACGAACTATCATTGTCTAAAAAATCGATCCAGCTTTTTACATCATCAATATAATTATCAAAACGTAAATTACTTTCATCAAAATTTGGAACAATACTTTTTCCAATTCCGCGCTTATCATAACGTAAAGAAGCAATACCGTTTTCCTCTAAAGCGTAAGCCAACATTTTTAATGAATAATTTTTCTTCATAGAATTGTTTCCATCACGATCTGTTGGACCCGAGCCGGCAATAATTAACGCAACCGGAATATCTTTCGTGTTGTATGGTAAAAGCAAGCTTCCTTCAATTTTACAATTGGGAGTTTCAATGGTTACAATTTTTTCATTTTGTGCAAAAAGAATTGAGAATTGTATAAGAATAAACAAAAATAAATTTTTCATATTTCGTAATCCTAAATTAACTTTTAAATTTGTTGTAACCTTTATCACCAAAACATTGAAGTTTTTCAATCCACATTTCTTCTAAAATTTGTAATTCATCGGTATAATTTTTTGCATCATTTTCTTTTGGTTCAAGAAAGTCAATAATTTCAAAGGTGAAATTATTTGCGCCAAAATTTTTATAATCTTCTTGCAATATTTTATTTGGATGTGAATTGTTATCAAGCTGAAATTTACAACCAGTAATTTTTC is a window from the Ignavibacteriota bacterium genome containing:
- a CDS encoding GIY-YIG nuclease family protein → MDKKELKKQYLQNPPAMGIFKVENLINKKIFIDFGLNVKGKITGCKFQLDNNSHPNKILQEDYKNFGANNFTFEIIDFLEPKENDAKNYTDELQILEEMWIEKLQCFGDKGYNKFKS